Below is a genomic region from Cellulomonas sp. P24.
CCCTCCTGGTCGAGAACGCTGCCAGGAATGCTCTCGACACCGTCTCCGGGCGTGCGGGCGCGCCGACCTCGTAGGGCTGATGGCACCTGAGAGTGCGAACGACACACTGGCGGCCTGATGGTGGTGGTCGCGTCGTTGCCCGGCGGATACCCGCATCCCCGGGTGGCGGGCGCCGTGCTCGTTGCCGCCAGCTGCAGTGGAGGTGAGCCAATCGCTCCGTGGATGAGCGCGAGATCGTAGAAGCCGGTGCCAGCGAAGGCCGGGAAGCACACGGCCCGCCGGGCCTCCGGTGGACACGCCTACCGAGACCGTTGCCCCGGTTCGCCAGCGTCGGGCGCCTGACCCCTTGGCGATCTGCGGGCCCGGATCCGGCCGAACACCATCAGAGCCCCACCGGAGGTTTCTCCGGCGAGGCTCTGACCTGCTGCTATACCGTCGGGATGACAGGATTTGAACCTGCGACCCCTTGACCCCCAGTCAAGTGCGCTACCAAGCTGCGCCACATCCCGATGCCCCGTGGGGCCGTGCAAACTCTACCGCACGTGGACGGTCGACTCCGTCACCACTCTCGCGCGGACCAGCGCGTGCTCGTCGTCCGGCGCGCAGGCCTCGGAAGCGATCGCCGTGGGCGTCGCAGCGACCGGCAGGTGCGCTCGCCACGCCGTAGCGACCACCGTGAGGCAGCCGAGCGCGATCACGAACCCCGCGCTGAACATCTGCGGATAGGTCCACTCGGCAGCGAGCATCGCGAGCACGGCTGGGATGAAGAACCCGAGATAGGCCACGGAGTAGTACACCGCCGTCAGCCCGGCGAGATCGTCGGGTCCGGCGATGCGCTGCACCTCGCTGAGCCCGGAGACCAGAGCCAGCCCGTAGCCCATCCCGAGCACGGCTGCAGCCGCCAGCGTGAGCGGAAGGGTGAGCAGCTCCGATGCCATCGCACCGAGTCCCATTCCGGCCACGACAAGCACCAGAGCGACGACGGAGGCCCGCGCACTACGGCCCGTGTCGATCGCGCGACCGAGTACCTGGATCCCGATGCCGCACCCGAGGGTCAGCACCGTGAGCAGCGCGGACAGCGCGATCGGCATCCCGCCTGCATGGTCCTGCATGAGCCCCGGCAGGACGGCGTACGCGCTCCCCGCACACCCGAACACCCAGGGCGCGAGCGGCACGACGACCCGGAGGAACCGCCGGTGCCCTGCGGAGGGGATCGTGAGGTCGTCCCGCAGTCGCACCTGACTGCCGGACCCGCGAGGAACGCGCGTCTCGGGCACCGCCAGCAGCCATAGTCCTGTGATGACGGTCAGGACGACGTGCACCGCGTAGGCGGTCCCCGTCCGCCACGGACCCCACTGCGCGAGCGCGCCGGCGGCCCCCGCACCTGTCAGGAACCCGAGCGTCAGCGCCAACGACGCCCGGCGGGCACCCGCCGCCTGATCATCCTCTTTCGCGGACAGCTCCTTGATCCACGTCGTGCCCACGGCCATGACGAGCCCGAGCGCCAGCCCGCACAGGATCCGCCCGATGGCGAGCAGCATCGGCGACCCAGGTCCGAGCGCGAGGACCACCGAGCCGACGAGGCTCAGCGGCGCCGCGGGCAGCAGCAGCGGGCGTCTCCCGAAACGGTCGGACAGCGGCCCACCGACCAGCAGTGCGGGGATGATGCCCAGAACGTAGGCGCCGAGCAGGACGTCCACGGTCACGGCCGAGAAGTGACTCACCTGGCGGTACATCACCAGCAACGGCGTGAACTCGTTACCTCCCCACGCGATCGCGAACATCGAGGCGGCGATCGGCAGCCACAACCTCCGCTGCCGTGTCTGTGCGCTCACCGCACTCCTCCGACGGCTGCCGCGCGCTCCGGCAGGTGCGCATCGTGCAGGTGACGGCGCAGGCCCTCCTCGAACTGCTCGGTGGCGCCCGCCGCGACGAGGTCGGCGAGGCGTTGGTGGTCGTCGATGAAGGCCAGCGCGTGGTGCTCGTCGCGCCACAGCGAACGTGCGACCATCCGACGTTGTCGTTCACGGAGCGTGACGTAGAAGCTGGTGAGCAACGGGTTCTCCCCCGCCGCCACCACCGCCAGGTGGAACTCGACGTCATGTTCCGCGTAGGCGTCGAGGTTCCCCGCGTCGAGAGCCTCACGCTGGCGCTGCACCAGCGCGCTCAGACGTTCGGCCAGCCGCTCCCGACTCAGCGGATCGACGATCGACTGGATGGCGTGGATCTCCAAGAGCAGCCGGGCATCGACCACCGACTGCGCCTCTCCTGGGCCCACCGGAACGACGAGCGCCCCACGCTTCGGGTACAGGCGGAGCCAGCCCTGCGCCTCGAGACGCAGGAACGCCTCACGCACGGGAGTCCTGCTCAGCGAGAGCTGGCCGGCGATCTCACCTTCGCTGATCATGGTGCCCCCGGGGAGGCGGTCGTCCAGGATCAGGCTCTTGGTATATCGGTAGGCGACCTCTGCTGCTGCGGGGGTCGCTGCCGAACCGACGGGGTCGGGTAGATGCGTTGACGACATAGACACAAGATGAGTCTAAGCCGATGGCGACACCCCCATCGCCCACCCGGAGCGCGTCACGGCGCAGCCGGTCCCGAGGGCGTCAGCGCCGACGCTTCTCGCGCACCCGGATCGAGATCGAGATCGGTGTGCCCTCGAAGCCGAACGTCTCGCGCAGGCGCCTCTCGATGTACCGGCGGTAGCCGGCCTCGATGAACCCGGTGGCGAAGATGACGAACCTCGGCGGCCGCGTCGAGGCCTGGGTCGCGAACAGGATGCGTGGCTGCTTGCCCCCACGCAGCGGGTGCGGGTGGGCCGAGACGAGCTCCCCGAGGAACGCGTTGAGGCGTCCCGTCGGGATCCGCGTGCCCCAGGACTCGAGCGACCGATCCAGCGCAGGGACGAGCTTGTCGGTGTGCCACCCGGTCTTCGCCGAGAGGTTCACACGCGGCGCCCACTGCACCTGCACGAGGTCCTGCTCGATCTCGCGCTCGAGGAACGGTCGACGGTCCTCGTCCATGAGGTCCCACTTGTTGTACGCGATGACCAGGGCGCGCCCGGCGTCGACGACCTGACTGATCACGCGGGTGTCCTGCTCGGTCATCTTGGTGCTGGCGTCCACGAGCACCACCGCGACCTCGGCCTTCTCGATCGCGGCTTGGGTGCGCAGCGATGCGTAGAAGTCCGCTCCCGAGGTCTGGTGCACCCGTCGACGGATACCGGCCGTGTCGACGAACACCCACGGGCGCCCGCGCAGCATGACGAGCTCGTCCACCGGGTCGCGCGTCGTTCCGGCGACGTCATCGACCACGACCCGCTCGGCACCGAGGACCTTGTTGAGCAGCGACGACTTCCCGACGTTCGGTCGTCCGACGAGGGCGACCCGACGCGGGCCGCCCTGCGGGATCGGCAGGCCGTGCGCCGACTCGGTCGGCAGGGCGTCCATCGCGGCGTCGAGCAGGTCACCGGTCCCCCGGCCGTGCAGCGCGGACACGGGATAGGGCTGACCGAGCCCGAGACTCCAGAGCGCCGTCGCGTCGGCCTCGACCCGAGGACCGTCGACCTTGTTGGCGCACAGCACGACGGGCTTGCCGGACTTTCGCAGGAGCTTGACGACGCGCTCGTCCGTCGATGTCGGCCCGACGGTGGCGTCGACCACGAACAGCACCGCGTCCGCCAGGCTGATCGCGACCTCGGCCTGCTCGGCGACCCGTGCCTCGATGCCGGCGACGTCCACCTCCCAGCCGCCGGTGTCGACCAACGTGAAGTCGCGGCCGTTCCAGTTGCCCGGGTAGCTCACCCGGTCACGCGTGACACCCGGCTTGTCCTCGACGACCGCCTCGCGACGGCCGAGGATCCGGTTGACCAGCGTCGACTTGCCGACGTTGGGGCGTCCGACGACGGCGAGCACCGGGAGCGGCTTCGACCCGTCGTCTCCCCCGTCACCCTCCTCGTTCTCGCCGAGCAGCACGAGGTCCTCGTCGTCGAGCTCGTAGTCGGAGAGACCTGCCCGCAGGGCACGTTCGCGCTCCTCGTCCGTCACGCCGTCCTGCGGCTCCCAGCCGGGCCCGAGCCCGTCGTCGGCTGCGTCGCCCAGGTCGAGCTCGGGGGCATCCGGGTCCGGTGCGGTGTCGGCGGGCACGTCGTTCTCCACCGGGGCCGTGGGGAGAAGGTCGTTCCGGGGCGTCCGGGTTCGACGTCCGGTCAGTGGGGCTCATGCCCCTATCCTCCCAGCCCGATGCCTCCGTCGACGAACCGGCCGTCGTGCGGAGGCGTCAGGCGCTCGCCGAGGTGCCGCTGGCAGCGGGCCCGTCGGCCGGGAGGCTCAGCCCGGTGCGCGCCGACGCGGACGTCACCAGCTCGGCCAACGCCACCCGGATCGCATCGTTCGCGGCCTCGGTGGCGGCCTTGCCGGTCGACCCGTCGGTCCTCTCGATGATGATCGGTTGACCGAACTCCACGACGCACCGGCGACGCAGCCCAGGGATGTGACCGACACTCTCCCCGGTGCGCCGGGTGCCCAGCACCGCGACGGGCACCACGGGCGCCTGCGCACGAAGCGCCAGCCACGCCACCCCGGGGCGAGCCGCCGCCGCGTCGCCGCGTCCCCGGTTTCCCTCTGGGAACACCCCGACGACGCCGCCACGCCGCAGGACGGCCAGTGCCGCCTGCAACGCGCCACGACCCGAGTCCCGATCCACCGGGATCTGACCCGCTCCCCGGAGCACGGCGCCCACTGGGCCCCGGAAGGCCTCCGCCTTGACGAGCACGTGGGTGGGCCGAGGTGCCGCAGCCATGAGCAGCGGGCCGTCGATGACTCCGGTGTGGTTGGCCGCGAGGAGCACCGGACCGTCGGCCGGCACGTTCTCCACTCCCACGACCTCGGTGCTCCACAGGACGTGCGCCATGAACCAGGCGAGCCGTCTGCCCCATCGCGGCCCGCGCGTCCCCGGGTTCGTCGACGGGACCTGCGATCCACCGCGGGCCGGGGTTCTGCTCATCGGACCTCGGCAGCCTGGACGTCGGGCGAGTCGGTGCCGGCTGTGCTCACGCCGGTCGCACGACCGGTCACGGTCCCGATGATCTCGATCACCGCGGCGATCGTGCCATCGAGGTCGAGCGCCGAGGAGTCGAGCGTGACGACGCCGTCCGCCGCCTGATGGAACTGCACGACCGTCGAGTCGTCTGCGTCACGTCGCAGCACCTGGTCACGGGTGGAAGCCAGGGACTCCGCGTCGGCGTTCCCGTGGATCTCCCGTGCTCGGCGTGCGAGGCGCGCCTCCTCGCTCGCGGTGAGCAGCACGCGCACGTCCGCGTCGGGGGCGACCACGGTGGTGATGTCACGGCCCTCTGCCACGACGCCACGGCCGCCGGACACCGACCCGACGTGCCGCTCCGCCTCGATCAGGTCGCGCTGGCGTCGCCGGAGCTCCGCGCGGACGTCGAGGTTGGTCGCGACGGCGCTCACCGCCGCGGAGATCGCGGTCGCCCGGATCTCCTCGGCCACGTCGGTGCCGGCGACGACGACCGTCGGCGCGGACGGCTCGAGCCCTTGGACGAGCGGAAGGTCGCGGACGGCGGCCGTCACCGCCGCCTGGTCGGCGAGGTCGAGACCGAGGTGCAGGCACCACCACGTCGCCGCCCGGTACATGGCGCCGGTGTCGAGGTACGCGAGCCCGAGTCGGCTCGCTACCCCGCGTGAGACGCTCGACTTCCCGGAGCCGGACGGTCCGTCGATCGCGACCACGAGGGGCCGTGGCGCACCCGCACCCCGGCCGTCGCCCAGCGGGGCGGTGGGGCTGTTCTGTCCATGCTCGTCCGGCATCGTCATCCTCTGTTCGCCACTCGCCACCCGCGTGCGACGAGCTCTCGCTCGAGCGCCTCGGAACGGCCCATCAGGACCGAGATCATCGCGAGCCCCACCGGCTGCCGGGGCGAGTGCTCGAGCTGGAGGTCCTCGATGTTCACCCCGGCGTCACCGACGTCCGCGAACAGCCTCGCCAGCTCACCGGGAGCGTCCGGGACCAGCACCGTCACGACCTCGTAGTGCCGCGGGGCGCCGCCGTGCTTGCCGGGGATCCTCGCGACCCCCAGGTTCCCCGCGGTGACCGTGCGCGCCAGCGCTCCCAGCGCCCCGACCGCCGCGGTGCCGTGCGGGGCGGCTGCGTCGGCCTCGGCCAACGCGTCGATCACGACGTCCAGGTCGCTCCGCAGGTCCATCAGCACCGACCGCACCGCCGTGGCGTTCGCCGCGAGGATCGACGTCCACAACGGAGCGTCGCTCGAGGCGATCCGGGTGACGTCACGCAGACCCTGGCCCGAGAGGTCCAGCGCGGCTGCCGGTGCATCGGCCAGGCGCGCCGCGACCAGGCTCGCGATCACCTGCGGGACGTGGGAGACGACGGCGACCGCCGCGTCGTGCTCCCGCGCCTCCATCGTGACCGGCGTCGCGCCCAGGTCCACCGCGAGCTGGCGCACGGCCAGCACGGCGTCCTCCGACGAGTGCCCCGACCCGGCGATGACCCAC
It encodes:
- a CDS encoding 1-acyl-sn-glycerol-3-phosphate acyltransferase yields the protein MSRTPARGGSQVPSTNPGTRGPRWGRRLAWFMAHVLWSTEVVGVENVPADGPVLLAANHTGVIDGPLLMAAAPRPTHVLVKAEAFRGPVGAVLRGAGQIPVDRDSGRGALQAALAVLRRGGVVGVFPEGNRGRGDAAAARPGVAWLALRAQAPVVPVAVLGTRRTGESVGHIPGLRRRCVVEFGQPIIIERTDGSTGKAATEAANDAIRVALAELVTSASARTGLSLPADGPAASGTSASA
- the cmk gene encoding (d)CMP kinase, whose translation is MPDEHGQNSPTAPLGDGRGAGAPRPLVVAIDGPSGSGKSSVSRGVASRLGLAYLDTGAMYRAATWWCLHLGLDLADQAAVTAAVRDLPLVQGLEPSAPTVVVAGTDVAEEIRATAISAAVSAVATNLDVRAELRRRQRDLIEAERHVGSVSGGRGVVAEGRDITTVVAPDADVRVLLTASEEARLARRAREIHGNADAESLASTRDQVLRRDADDSTVVQFHQAADGVVTLDSSALDLDGTIAAVIEIIGTVTGRATGVSTAGTDSPDVQAAEVR
- a CDS encoding MFS transporter → MSAQTRQRRLWLPIAASMFAIAWGGNEFTPLLVMYRQVSHFSAVTVDVLLGAYVLGIIPALLVGGPLSDRFGRRPLLLPAAPLSLVGSVVLALGPGSPMLLAIGRILCGLALGLVMAVGTTWIKELSAKEDDQAAGARRASLALTLGFLTGAGAAGALAQWGPWRTGTAYAVHVVLTVITGLWLLAVPETRVPRGSGSQVRLRDDLTIPSAGHRRFLRVVVPLAPWVFGCAGSAYAVLPGLMQDHAGGMPIALSALLTVLTLGCGIGIQVLGRAIDTGRSARASVVALVLVVAGMGLGAMASELLTLPLTLAAAAVLGMGYGLALVSGLSEVQRIAGPDDLAGLTAVYYSVAYLGFFIPAVLAMLAAEWTYPQMFSAGFVIALGCLTVVATAWRAHLPVAATPTAIASEACAPDDEHALVRARVVTESTVHVR
- a CDS encoding GntR family transcriptional regulator; the encoded protein is MSSTHLPDPVGSAATPAAAEVAYRYTKSLILDDRLPGGTMISEGEIAGQLSLSRTPVREAFLRLEAQGWLRLYPKRGALVVPVGPGEAQSVVDARLLLEIHAIQSIVDPLSRERLAERLSALVQRQREALDAGNLDAYAEHDVEFHLAVVAAGENPLLTSFYVTLRERQRRMVARSLWRDEHHALAFIDDHQRLADLVAAGATEQFEEGLRRHLHDAHLPERAAAVGGVR
- the der gene encoding ribosome biogenesis GTPase Der, producing the protein MGDAADDGLGPGWEPQDGVTDEERERALRAGLSDYELDDEDLVLLGENEEGDGGDDGSKPLPVLAVVGRPNVGKSTLVNRILGRREAVVEDKPGVTRDRVSYPGNWNGRDFTLVDTGGWEVDVAGIEARVAEQAEVAISLADAVLFVVDATVGPTSTDERVVKLLRKSGKPVVLCANKVDGPRVEADATALWSLGLGQPYPVSALHGRGTGDLLDAAMDALPTESAHGLPIPQGGPRRVALVGRPNVGKSSLLNKVLGAERVVVDDVAGTTRDPVDELVMLRGRPWVFVDTAGIRRRVHQTSGADFYASLRTQAAIEKAEVAVVLVDASTKMTEQDTRVISQVVDAGRALVIAYNKWDLMDEDRRPFLEREIEQDLVQVQWAPRVNLSAKTGWHTDKLVPALDRSLESWGTRIPTGRLNAFLGELVSAHPHPLRGGKQPRILFATQASTRPPRFVIFATGFIEAGYRRYIERRLRETFGFEGTPISISIRVREKRRR
- a CDS encoding prephenate dehydrogenase, with amino-acid sequence MSLGALPPVATTGPVRIVGTGLLGASIGLSLTTRGVDVVLHDSSRTALALARDVGAGRLPSDRDEAMRLIVVAAPPDVTAEVVIAELAAHPEAVVTDVASVKGAVLDELVAAGADLSRYVGSHPMAGRERSGPTAARADLFAGRPWVIAGSGHSSEDAVLAVRQLAVDLGATPVTMEAREHDAAVAVVSHVPQVIASLVAARLADAPAAALDLSGQGLRDVTRIASSDAPLWTSILAANATAVRSVLMDLRSDLDVVIDALAEADAAAPHGTAAVGALGALARTVTAGNLGVARIPGKHGGAPRHYEVVTVLVPDAPGELARLFADVGDAGVNIEDLQLEHSPRQPVGLAMISVLMGRSEALERELVARGWRVANRG